The following nucleotide sequence is from Acyrthosiphon pisum isolate AL4f chromosome A2, pea_aphid_22Mar2018_4r6ur, whole genome shotgun sequence.
CGATAGGATATCTAGTTAGtttctttttattatgtaaaagtaCAAATGCTGGTCGTACATttctaatatgaataaaaaagttGTTGGACTATAacaatcaaaatttattttttttaacagaatattttttcaatgttttaaacTGCCAACATATTATTTCGTAAACATTAGCTAATAAATGTCCAGCTATTAATCCAACTGAACATGGAATTGGCCATCGTTGCCATTCAGTTTCCCAATCGAATGGTATTACTGCTGCACCAATGAACCCTCCTAAAATTGTTGctcgaaaattgtttttttcaaatacttcaaCAGTGCTATCGAATTCTGTTTCAAAACAATCAGTTAATAGTAATGGCAATATACTTGATCCTAATTGAATGGCAGTGGGTGTAATTATGAGTGCTGTTGCGAGTACAGAAAATACAAAAGTTTGCTCTTGTTTAGTAGTCAATGGTGCGCCAAAgagaattgaaaataaatatgatacacCCACTGCTAGCACAGTGGAAACTATAAACTGTAGTGCCCAGAATATAGGATTGGTTTTTGGCTTGATTTGATTTGTTATTCTACTGACTAGATAAGAATGGCAGGCAAATTTAGCGAATTCAATTGTGTAACATGTAACAATAATGATCATTGAGTTGCGatcgattaataaattgtagtttcTATCCAACAAGAGCCACACGAACAGGCCCAAATAGCAAAATGAGCTGAAGCAGTGCGGTATGAGTTCTGGATCCTTGTTCGCTTCTGTTTGAATGAAAGCACTTGGCGCTTTGTATTCAGTTGGATTCGATGAATTGATCAACACACTGGACGattccaattttttaataacGCTTCTAACGTTTTTCTTTGCCATTGTTCAATAAATAGAttgaattaaattgatttagtaggtattaggtactcaCAGTGTATTACGTCATAACAATGCATATGAACATATTCGGTCATGTTCAAAGGCGCATTGACATTTTATGGAagtcgacataatattattggtatttggtatgaAGTCTGTTCGGTCTTCTGtgatcttttaattttttatctgcGTATTAGAAATTCGGAACGCGATAAGTTTATCTAAAGTTAATACCTTACACGTACAGTACTACAGTCTCGATTCCGCCCCGTCACTGTCGCCCCAGCCaagaggtaaataataataacaaataacaataatgaaataacatacaaaatag
It contains:
- the LOC103310430 gene encoding phosphatidylinositol-glycan biosynthesis class F protein: MAKKNVRSVIKKLESSSVLINSSNPTEYKAPSAFIQTEANKDPELIPHCFSSFCYLGLFVWLLLDRNYNLLIDRNSMIIIVTCYTIEFAKFACHSYLVSRITNQIKPKTNPIFWALQFIVSTVLAVGVSYLFSILFGAPLTTKQEQTFVFSVLATALIITPTAIQLGSSILPLLLTDCFETEFDSTVEVFEKNNFRATILGGFIGAAVIPFDWETEWQRWPIPCSVGLIAGHLLANVYEIICWQFKTLKKYSVKKNKF